AATGTTTTAGCCCTCCTGGGCGTACATTACAAAGTCCCTTCAAGTCATGATTTTGAAAATACTTTTTCTCGCTTATCTCAAAGTAAATAGCCCAGTTTATTCTTTTAGATACTTATATGCACAGTTTATAATCTTAAAATGAAGCTCGATGTTTACTCTATATACTGCTAAAACTACGACTATAACTATTGGGGCAATTACAATTGTGAGCACTGTTTCATTTTCCAGAATAGGAAACTTCTCTAAGACTTTTTTAGGATCAATATATTGTTGAAGAAGATGAAACATGTATTGTAGCTCCGCAACTGGAAGTAAAATATAGAGTAGGAAAATTAGCGTCCAGTCAAGTACTTGATAAAGTGTATTTCCATATTTAGGCCTCATTCGATAATTATAACAAATTCCATACTTCTAGTGCGAAAGCTATTTACAAGTCCTAAAGAACCATTGCTTGAGTAATCCGGTTAGGTATGCTATAATTCAGCGCTCTAAATCAAAAAACCTGTTTCTTATTATGGATGCTCAATCAGTTATCACTCCTTTAGTACTTGCCATACTTCTTCTCTTCCCTTTTAGCTTGTTTGCTCAGATCGATCGCGAAGCGGGCAGTGCTTTTGCCACCCGGTCTGAAGTTATTGCACAACGCGGGATGGTTGCTACCAGCCAGCCACTGGCCACCCAGGTTGGTCTTCAAATCCTCAAAAATGGAGGTAATGCCATTGATGCAGCGATAGGGGCTAATGCAGCGATGGGACTCATGGAGCCCACTGGAAATGGAATTGGAGGGGATCTCTTTGCCATAATTTGGCATGAGGAAAGTGGTCAGCTGTATGCGCTTAATGCAAGCGGTCGATCTCCATTGGGACTTTCTTATGACCGATTGATGGAAATCATTGAGGAAAAGGAATTGGACAGAATCCATCCTTATGATTTACTGTCTGTTTCTGTACCAGGAGCTATAGATGGTTGGTTTGAGATGCATGATCGTTTTGGGTCGGCATCCATGGAAGATATTTTAGCCGAACCTATCTGGTATGCTGAAAATGGCTTTCCGGTGAGTGAAGCCATATCGGGAGCCTGGAGAAGAAGTGCCCGCTTCCTAAGCCGGCAACCAGGAGCCTTCATAGAAACCTTTACCTTTGATGGCCGCGGCCCGGAAAAAGGGGAAGTGTTCAAAAACCCGGATTTGGGAAATACCTTCCGGCTATTGGCTAGAGATGGCCGAGATGCTTTTTACCGGGGTGAAATCACGGAGAAAATCGATGCCTGGATGAAAGAGAATGATGGTTACCTCCGCTATGAAGATTTCGATAAGCACACTTCAACCTGGGTGGAGCCACAAACGGTAAACTATCGCGGCTATGATGTATACCAGGTGGGTGGGAATGTACAGGGTACAGCTGTTCTTCAAATGTTGAATATCCTGGAAGGTTTTGACCTTAAAGAAACTGGTTTTGCTACTGCAGAGACTTTTCATCTGTTTATCGAAGCCAAAAAACTGGTATTCGAAGACAGAGCCAAGCATTATGTGGACGAAGATTTTTACGATATGCCATACGAGAAACTGCTCTCCAAAGAATATGCAGCTGAACGAAGAGAATTAATTGGCGAAAGAGCTCGCCGTGATATTACTACCGGGGTAGATGTGCTCGAAGATGGCGATACCATTTATCTTACCACAGCTGATCAGTACGGAAATATGGTTTCTCTTATTCAAAGTAATTTCCGCGGTATGGGAACTGGTTTTGTGGTGCCAGGAACGGGGTTTAGCTTTCAAAACCGGGGAGAGTTATTCTCACTCGATCCAAATCACCCGAATGTATATGAGCCAGGAAAACGACCGTTCCATACTATTATCCCAGGCTTCGTTATGAAAGACGGGGAGCCCTTTATGACGCTTGGTAATATGGGGGGGGGATATCAGCCCATGGGGCATGTGAGCTTAATCACCAACGTCATCGATTTTGGGATGAACATGCAGGAAGCTGGTGATGCCTTAAGATGGGAGCACTCAGGATCTACCCAGCCAACCGATGCATTGGATGAAACTCTTACCGATGTTGGGATGGTAAGTATTGAAAGCTCAATTGATTTCGAGGTGATAAGAGCGCTGAGAAGGATGGGGCATGAAGTAAAAGTTGGAGACAGTTTCTTTGGCCGTTTCCAGGCCATTATGCGCGACTTAGAAACCGGTGTGTATTACGGAGCCTCAGAAGCCAGGGTTGACGGCCAGGCAGCAGGGTATTAGAACGATAGTATATATCAAAGTTTATGTATTCCCTTATCTAGGTCATGCTGAACTCGTTTCAGCATCTTTGTGGAGACCATAAGGCAATTACAGAGTAAATAATTAATCAACGCCTTTTCATAAGATCCCGAAACAAGTTCGGGATGACTAAAGAATGGTTAGATTGTCGAAGCGCATTTACATATTTTATATGAACTCGAATTACATCAGCTAAAAAAATTCCTTTCTTTTAGTTTGTGAAAAAGTCTATGCAAAACGGTGCTTTATTTATAGCCGCGTATTTAATTACGCTGCCCGTACTTAATGTGCTTCATTCACTTGAGCATCATCACGATCATTTTCACTTCGATATAGAGCAACCTGCGATTTCAGAAACCCAATCGGATTGTGACCTCTGCTATATCTATCAAAACCAAAAACTGGTAGATAGTAATGTTGAAGGCCTGTTTCTGACGTTTACTTTTTCACCAATAGAAGAAACTCCTTTTTCTATTACTATTCCTGCCAACAAGCATTACGTTAGTCTACGCGCCCCTCCTTCGGTCTAACATCCCTCACTTATCTAGCTAGAAAACCACACTGATTATTCATCAGGCGATTGATTGCGTCTGCTATGTAGTATGGTTCTGTTTACTCATTTAAAAAGTTAATTAAGGTTATGCCATGTTGGGACAAGTCAACTCAATCAAGTTGTATTTGAGTACTGTAAGTTTCGAATACATTGCACATAGATTTTATTTACTGGTTGTTGCCGGGTTTCTTTTGATCCCTGCATCTGCTATTGGTCAGAATTCACAGAATTTTCCGCCACCTCAACAACCACCAGTAGTAGAGGCGGTACAGGCAAATGGAAGCATAAATGTGGATGGAAAATTATTAGAACCCGATTGGGAGCGTGCTCCTGCAGTTACCGATTTTTTCCGAATGGAGCCAAGGCAAGGGGGGCTGGTCAAATACAAAACCTCGGTTAAGGTGTTGTTTGATGATAAAAACATCTATTTCGGAGTTTTTGCTGAAGACTCTATAGGGTTAAAAGGAGTTCGGGTTCAGGACCTTCGTCGTGATTTCAGCTGGCCAAATAATGATATTTTTGGTATTCAAATTGATGCTCAAAACCTGAAGCAGTATAGCGTTTCTTTTCAAACCACTCCATACGCAAGCCAGAGAGACTTACAGAACTTTAATGACACTAATACCGATAATGATTGGGATGCATTGTGGTCGGTACGTACCCACCGGACCGAGTCAGGATACTATGCCGAATTTGCTATTCCGTTTAAATCCATCCGATATGAATTACCAGAAAACTCAGAGGAAGTAACCTGGGGAATTACCTTCTATCGGCTTGCAAGAAGAGATTATGAGCAAACCGTGTTTCCTGCGATACCTCAGTCTTATAGCCCTTATCGAATGACCTATGCTGCAGAGCTCAAAGGACTGAAAGTACCAAAACCAAGTTCAAATATCCGAATTGAACCTTATGTACTGAATCAGCTTGAAAGTCTGGACACCGGAGGAGGAGCCGATACCGATAACAGCCCTAAACTTGGAGGGGACATCAAGTGGGCCATTACTCCCCGTTCCGTACTGGATGTAACTTTTAATACAGACTTTGCCCAGGCAGAGGTAGATCGGGCGGTGAATAACCTGGAGCGTTTTAACATTTTCTTCCCGGAAAGACGTCAGTTCTTCCTTGAAAATTCAGGAATATGGGCAGGGGCCAACAACCGGTCCATCGTTCCCTTTTTTAGTAGAAGAATTGGACTTCAGGGTACGTTTAACGCAGAACCTGCTCGAATCAATGCCGGAACCAGGTATACCTTCCGCGATGAAGAGCGCTCGGTAGCAGGCTTGTACATTCATCAGGCTGAGACCGATAACTCTGCTGCATCAAGCTTTGCCGTAGGTAGATACTTACAGAACTATGGTCGCGAAAACAACATTGGGGCCATGGTTACCTATCGGTTTAATGAAAGCTTTGCTGATACGGTATCCAGTAATTCCAATACTACCGTAACAGTCGATGGGCTTATTCGGCCAACCAATAACTGGACGGTTTCTTACCTGCTTTCAGGCTCTAATGATGAAGCAAGTAATACTGACGGGCTTGCTGGACGATTGTCTGCGACCTACAACGCCAATGACTGGTACATGTTCTGGAATACCAATCTCGTCTCAGAAGATTATACCCCAGGCATGGGCTTTGTATTTCAAAACAATGTGATTCATCATAGTACGGGGGGGTATTATATATGGCGCCCCAAAAAACTGCCCTGGATCAGGCGTTGGGACCCAGGTGTTTTCGTTGATTATTTTCATGATGCAAATGACCCCGGGCAATTCCAACAAGCCAGTCTATGGATATTTCCGGTATGGGTTTATCTAACCGATGGCACCTTTATCGCATACTCTATCTTGCCGACCTGGCAAAACATCAACTTCAATTTTGCACCTCTTGGTGTGCCAATCCAGCAAGACGACTATTACTATACTCGCCACAGGATAAATTATAATTCAGATCAATCAGCAAAGCTCTCCTTTTCAGGAAGATTGGAATGGGGTGATTTCTACAATGGTACACGAACTTCGATAAGAGGAGGGATTCGTTTTGCACCCCTTGTTTATACCGCCCTTACCGCTGATTATGAATACAATGATCTGAGAAACTTAGGTAGCTCGAACGAAGACCTGGATACCCACCTGACTTCAGTAGGAGCCCGGTTCGCATTAAACCCAAGGGTACAACTTTCCTCTTTCTATCAATACAACACCTTTGATGAGCAGGGCCGATGGAATGTGCGGTTGAGCTGGGAATACATGCCTTTGTCCTTCGTGTACCTCGTATTTAATGATCGACGGATTGAAAGCTTAAACACTCCATTTGAAGAGCAACAATTCATTGCC
This DNA window, taken from Balneola sp., encodes the following:
- the ggt gene encoding gamma-glutamyltransferase; its protein translation is MDAQSVITPLVLAILLLFPFSLFAQIDREAGSAFATRSEVIAQRGMVATSQPLATQVGLQILKNGGNAIDAAIGANAAMGLMEPTGNGIGGDLFAIIWHEESGQLYALNASGRSPLGLSYDRLMEIIEEKELDRIHPYDLLSVSVPGAIDGWFEMHDRFGSASMEDILAEPIWYAENGFPVSEAISGAWRRSARFLSRQPGAFIETFTFDGRGPEKGEVFKNPDLGNTFRLLARDGRDAFYRGEITEKIDAWMKENDGYLRYEDFDKHTSTWVEPQTVNYRGYDVYQVGGNVQGTAVLQMLNILEGFDLKETGFATAETFHLFIEAKKLVFEDRAKHYVDEDFYDMPYEKLLSKEYAAERRELIGERARRDITTGVDVLEDGDTIYLTTADQYGNMVSLIQSNFRGMGTGFVVPGTGFSFQNRGELFSLDPNHPNVYEPGKRPFHTIIPGFVMKDGEPFMTLGNMGGGYQPMGHVSLITNVIDFGMNMQEAGDALRWEHSGSTQPTDALDETLTDVGMVSIESSIDFEVIRALRRMGHEVKVGDSFFGRFQAIMRDLETGVYYGASEARVDGQAAGY